The genomic region TATGGGGCACTCCACCTCGCAGCCTTCCACCCAGCCGTCGGCCAGCGAGGCCTTCTGATGGGTGCAGGTGTCATCGACGGCGAAGAGCTCGCCGTCCTGGGTGTGAAAGATCGAGATCGCCGGGCTCATCTCCAACCGCAGCACTTCGCCGGCCGGCAGTTCGGCGAGCGAGCAGACTCGGATCATCTTTCCCACCTCAGGTCCTGGGCAGCGAACAGCCACCGCGAGCCTAGATTCCGCTTTGCGCCACACACAACCAAGTACGCACTACGTGATAAGCACCACGTGCGAGCCAGCACGTGACAAGCCCAGCGACCTGCCCACCTCAGAAGCCGGGACGAGCGGCCTGGATCAGGATCACGTCGAGCGTGCGCGGACCGTGCACCCCCTCGACGCGGTTGAGCTCGATGTCGCTGGTCGCGCTGGGACCGCTGATCCAGGTGAGTGGCCGCCCGGAGTCCAGCCGGGCCACCGCCTCGGGCACGCCGGCGACGATCTGATCGCTGGTGAGCACGATGAGGAGGTAGTCCGGCACCAGGCTCAGGGCTCGGCGGCCCTGACCCGGTCCGGAGTCGAGCACGATGGTGCCGGTCTCGGCGATGGCGAGCGTGCCGGTGCACAGCACGCCGTCGATCCCGTCCAGTTGGGCCGGTGTCAGCGCGTCATCGGTGCGGCGCTCGGCGCTGACGGCGCCCAGCCACTCTTCGGGAAAGCCGTCGGGAACCAGCACCGAATCGATGCGGTGCTGACCCAACCGCTGCGCCAGCACGTCCGCGACACCGGCCGGCTCGCTTCGGGTGACGGTGGCGCGGTAATCGACCAGCCGGTCAACCAGCAGCTCCACCAACTCGGCCTGATGCCCGACACCGGCCGGCACGCCCTCGCCCGCGGCCGTCGCGCCGGCCCGGCGGTAGCGCCGCGGGATCGCCGCGGCGCCGGAGATCTCGCCAGGCGCCTCGCCGCGAGCCCGGCCCAGGGCGGTGCTGATCCTGGCCAGCACCTCGTCGCGGGCCGTCATCACTGCTCGGCCCACCAATCGCGGAACGACTGCGCCGGCGGGGCCGGCAGGTCCCGGGAGCTGACCCAGGCCGACAGCGGCGGCGGCAGCAGCCGGCGGCCGGCCGCGGACCTGCTGAGCCGGGACAGCCGAGCCAGCCGGCCCAGCCGGGCGGCCCGCAGCAACCACGTCCAGCGCCGGTGACCCCGCATCGCCCAGGACGCTGCCGCCATGCCTGCCGACTCGGGAGTGGGCAGCCGATGGCTGGTGGCCTTGTCCTGGTTGACCCGCTCGCGCAGGTGCACCAGCATCTTCGGGATGTCGATGGCCACCGGGCAGACGTCGTAACACGCCCCGCACAGCGTGGAGGCGAACGGCAGGCTCGGGTTGTCGGCCACCCCGGTGAGCTGCGGGGACAGCACCGCTCCGATCGGGCCGGGATACACCGAGCCGTAGGCGTGGCCGCCGGTGCGCTCGTAGACCGGGCAGACGTTCAGGCACGCCGAGCACCGGATGCATCGCAGGGCGGCACGCCCCCGCTCGTCGGCCAGCGTCGCGGTGCGGCCGTTGTCCAGCAGCACCAGGTGGAACTCCTGGGGCCCGTCGCCGGGATGCACCCCGGTCCACATCGAGGTGTAGGGGTTCATCCGCTCACCGGTGGAGGAGCGGGGCAACAACTGCAGGAACACCTCCAGATCGGTGAAGCTGGGCAGCAGCTTCTCGATGCCCATCACGGTGATCAGGGTGTCGGGCAGCGTCAGGCACATCCGGCCGTTGCCTTCGGACTCGACGACCATCAGGGTGCCGGTGTCGGCGATCGCGAAGTTGGCGCCGCTGATCGCCACCTTGGTGGTCAGGAACTTCTCGCGCAGGTAGCGGCGGGCAGCTTCGGCCAGCGCGGCCGGGTCATCGGTCAGGCCGCAGTCGACACCGGCCATCTCGGACAGGAAGATGTCGCGGATCTCGGTCCGGTTCCGGTGGATCGCGGGGACCAGGATGTGGCTCGGCCGGTCATCGCCCAGCTGCACGATCAGCTCGGCCAGGTCGGTCTCGAACGCGAGGATGCCGGCTTCTTCCAGCGCCTGGTTCAGGCCGATCTCCTGGGTGGCCATCGACTTGACCTTCACGACCTCGCGCGAGCCTGTGGCCGCGACCAGTTCGGTGACGATCCGGTTCGCCTCGTTGGCGTCACGCGCCCAGTGCACCACCCCGCCCCGCTCGGTGACGCGCGCCTCGAGCTGCACCAGGTAGCTGTCCAGGTGAGCCAGCACGTCGTCCTTGACCGCCGCGGCGGCGGCCCGCAACTCCTGCCAGTCCGGCACTTCCGCCACCACCGCGGCCCGCTTGGCGCGGATGGTGCTGGTGGCGTTGGCCAGGTTGCGTCGGAGCTGGCCGTTGGCCAGCGCCGTCTCGGCCGCGTCCGGAAACGACTCGTCACCGCGCAGTTGGCCCACGCCGGGTGGGGCGGTCGGCATCCCCAGATACGTCTTGCCGGCGACCGTCATACCAGCGCCGGCTCTGACCGGGTGCTGGCCAGGATCTGCGCCAGGTGCAGGGTGCGGGCGCCGACGTGCAACCGGGACAGCCCGCCGCCGATGTGCATCAGGCACGAGGAGTCCCCTGCCGAGCACACCGTCGCGCCGCTGGCCTGGACGGCCGCCACCTTGTCGGCCAGCATCGCCGAGGACACCGCGCTGTTCTTCATGGCGAAGGTCCCTCCGAAGCCGCAGCAGGAGTCCGCGGCGGCCAGTTCGACGAGTTCGATGTCCTGGACGGCGCGCAGCAGGGCCATCGGCCGGTCACCGACCCGCAGCAGCCGCAACGAGTGGCAGGTCGGGTGGTAGGTGACCCGGTGCGCGAAGTGCGCGCCCACATCGGTGACACCGGTGACGTCGACCAGGAACTCCGACAGCTCGTAGGTCCGCGCCGCGACCGCCTCGGCGGCGACGGCCAGCGCTTCGTCGCCGAACCGGCGGGCGGTGTCGGCGTGCTGGTGCCGGATCGAGCCGGTGCACGACCCGCTCGGCGCCACGATCGCCTCGAAGTCGGCGAACACCCGCGCCTGGCGACGGATCAGCGGCAGCGCCGCAGCCGAGTAACCGGTGTTCAGGTGCATCTGACCGCAGCAGGACTGCTCCCGCGGAAAGACCACCTCGTGTCCCAACCGCCTCAGCAGTCGCACCGTCGCCCGGGCGACGTCGGGAAACAGACCGTCCACCAAGCAGGTCGCGAACAGTGCGACTCTCATCGACGGCCTTTCTTCCGAAGCCTGCCCGTACGAGCCGGGACGATACCTCGGCCTGCTTCAGCGGCTACCCCATCGCCCGCTGCACCGGCCTTCGATTTGCGGGCTTCGGCTGGTTGCGATCGTCTACTTCTGGGGGTTCCCATTTTGCTGCCGAGTGCCTAGATTGACGCCTATTACGGGTGCCCTCAGCGTGCCCGAAGGAAGGACCCAACCACATGCGCAGATCCCGGATCATCGTCGCGGCAGCGGCCGCGGCCCTGGCCATACCCGCCTTGGCGATCAGCACCGCAGGTGCCACCCCCCAGGGCGCCAACCAGCAGTCCACCCAGGGCGCGAGCACGGCCTACGTAGTACTCACTGAGGCCGGCGGCACCGCCCAGGCGCTGGCCGAACAGCTCCAGGCCAGCGGCGCGACCGTCACCTCGGTGAACCAGGCGATCGGTCTGCTCACGGTCACCTCGACCGACACCGCCTTCGCCTCCCGCACCCGCGGGCTCGCGGGCGTCGACGGCGTCGCGAAGGACCACTCGATCGGCGCCGCTCCCAAGAAGACCGTCCGTGACGCGGTCGAGAACGAGGCTCGGTTGTCAGGCGGCGCCAACAATGCGCCCACCTCCAAGCCGGTCAAGGCCGGCGACCCGCTCGATCACCTGCTGTGGGGCATGGACATGATCAACGCCCCTGAAGCGCACGCCATCGAGCGTGGTGACCACCGGGTCACCGTCGGCATCCTGGACACCGGCGTGGATGGCTCCCACCCCGATCTGCACTCCAACTTCAGCAAGAAGCTGTCGCGCAACTTCACCACCGACATGACCGACGTCGACGGCCCGTGCGAGTTCGCCAACTGCGTCGACCCGGCGAGCTGGGACGACAACGGACACGGCACCCACACCGCCGGCACCATTGCCGCCGCGCTCAACGGCATGGGTCTGAGCGGCGTCGCGCCCAAGGCCACGCTGGTCAACATCCGTGGCGCGCAGGACAGCGGCTACTTCTTCCTCGGCCCGGTCACCAACGCCCTCACCTACGCCGGCGACGTCGGCCTGGACGTGGTGAACATGTCGTTCTACCTCGACCCGTGGCTCTACAACTGCGCCGGCGGAGCGCCGGAGGACAGCGCCGCCTCGGGGGCCGAGCAGGACGTGATCCTCGAGGGGATGACCCGCGCGCTCAACTACGCCAACGCCCACAACGTGACGCTGGTCGGCTCGCTGGGCAACAACCACGAGGACCTGGCCAACCCGCGGCACGACCACTCCAGCCCGGACTACGGCGCGGACCCCTACGAGCGCACCATCGACAACGACACCTGCCGGGTCCTGCCGATCGAGGGACCGCACGTCCTCGGCGTCTCCTCGCTCGGCCCGTCGGGCAAGAAGGCCGACTACTCCAACTACACCACCGACCTCACCTCCGGTGAGATCGAGTTCTCCGCTCCCGGTGGCTGGTTCCGCGATGGCTTCGGCACGCCGAGCTACCGCACGAACGAGAACCTGATCCTGTCCACGGCGCCGCTCAACGTGATGCAGGCTGACGGCTACGTCGACGAGTCCGGCAACATCACCCCGGCCGGCGTCACCGCAGGCGTCCAGAAGGACTGCAACGACGAGGGCGAGTGCGGCTACTACCAGTACCTGCAGGGCACCTCGATGGCATCGCCGCACGCCGCCGGTGTCGCCGCTCTGGCGGTCAGCGCCCACGGCTACCGGGACACCACCCCGAAGCGT from Jatrophihabitans sp. harbors:
- a CDS encoding LUD domain-containing protein, giving the protein MTARDEVLARISTALGRARGEAPGEISGAAAIPRRYRRAGATAAGEGVPAGVGHQAELVELLVDRLVDYRATVTRSEPAGVADVLAQRLGQHRIDSVLVPDGFPEEWLGAVSAERRTDDALTPAQLDGIDGVLCTGTLAIAETGTIVLDSGPGQGRRALSLVPDYLLIVLTSDQIVAGVPEAVARLDSGRPLTWISGPSATSDIELNRVEGVHGPRTLDVILIQAARPGF
- a CDS encoding (Fe-S)-binding protein; this encodes MRVALFATCLVDGLFPDVARATVRLLRRLGHEVVFPREQSCCGQMHLNTGYSAAALPLIRRQARVFADFEAIVAPSGSCTGSIRHQHADTARRFGDEALAVAAEAVAARTYELSEFLVDVTGVTDVGAHFAHRVTYHPTCHSLRLLRVGDRPMALLRAVQDIELVELAAADSCCGFGGTFAMKNSAVSSAMLADKVAAVQASGATVCSAGDSSCLMHIGGGLSRLHVGARTLHLAQILASTRSEPALV
- a CDS encoding LutB/LldF family L-lactate oxidation iron-sulfur protein translates to MTVAGKTYLGMPTAPPGVGQLRGDESFPDAAETALANGQLRRNLANATSTIRAKRAAVVAEVPDWQELRAAAAAVKDDVLAHLDSYLVQLEARVTERGGVVHWARDANEANRIVTELVAATGSREVVKVKSMATQEIGLNQALEEAGILAFETDLAELIVQLGDDRPSHILVPAIHRNRTEIRDIFLSEMAGVDCGLTDDPAALAEAARRYLREKFLTTKVAISGANFAIADTGTLMVVESEGNGRMCLTLPDTLITVMGIEKLLPSFTDLEVFLQLLPRSSTGERMNPYTSMWTGVHPGDGPQEFHLVLLDNGRTATLADERGRAALRCIRCSACLNVCPVYERTGGHAYGSVYPGPIGAVLSPQLTGVADNPSLPFASTLCGACYDVCPVAIDIPKMLVHLRERVNQDKATSHRLPTPESAGMAAASWAMRGHRRWTWLLRAARLGRLARLSRLSRSAAGRRLLPPPLSAWVSSRDLPAPPAQSFRDWWAEQ
- a CDS encoding bifunctional 3-phenylpropionate/cinnamic acid dioxygenase ferredoxin subunit, which produces MIRVCSLAELPAGEVLRLEMSPAISIFHTQDGELFAVDDTCTHQKASLADGWVEGCEVECPIHSAIFNLRTGEPDGSMTTEPLRTHQVSVSDGDIYLTVSSEPTAEQPGTALPTGP
- a CDS encoding S8 family serine peptidase; this encodes MRRSRIIVAAAAAALAIPALAISTAGATPQGANQQSTQGASTAYVVLTEAGGTAQALAEQLQASGATVTSVNQAIGLLTVTSTDTAFASRTRGLAGVDGVAKDHSIGAAPKKTVRDAVENEARLSGGANNAPTSKPVKAGDPLDHLLWGMDMINAPEAHAIERGDHRVTVGILDTGVDGSHPDLHSNFSKKLSRNFTTDMTDVDGPCEFANCVDPASWDDNGHGTHTAGTIAAALNGMGLSGVAPKATLVNIRGAQDSGYFFLGPVTNALTYAGDVGLDVVNMSFYLDPWLYNCAGGAPEDSAASGAEQDVILEGMTRALNYANAHNVTLVGSLGNNHEDLANPRHDHSSPDYGADPYERTIDNDTCRVLPIEGPHVLGVSSLGPSGKKADYSNYTTDLTSGEIEFSAPGGWFRDGFGTPSYRTNENLILSTAPLNVMQADGYVDESGNITPAGVTAGVQKDCNDEGECGYYQYLQGTSMASPHAAGVAALAVSAHGYRDTTPKRGLTMEPAAVAALMAATAIDHACPAGGVQSYTQEGRSAEFTATCVGTPEFNGFYGAGIVNALGVVQ